In Streptomyces sp. NBC_00483, a single window of DNA contains:
- a CDS encoding peptidoglycan recognition protein family protein, producing the protein MHLVRRKLRWLPGALALGLLLLCAATVDRPGPERFAATARGELPASAVSAKRVAPVGGRVGSRMGGRVPAERPRIVPRSRWLAGAEAYHRDPVRYGDRVKAVFLHHTDSPNDYDCADSPRIIRYLYAGQAGSGASGGKEWDDIGYNFLVDRCGTVYEGRAGGTGRPVVGAHTQGFNRDTAGIAAIGTFTEGTPVPKAMTDAIAAVSAWKLGLSGIDPRSHVRLVSSNDLARFRTGTAHNFFAVSGHRDGYETFCPGLALMGKLPEIRERAAALQKRR; encoded by the coding sequence GTGCACCTCGTACGGAGAAAGTTGCGCTGGCTGCCCGGAGCCCTGGCCCTCGGGCTCCTTCTGCTGTGTGCCGCGACGGTCGACCGGCCAGGGCCCGAGCGCTTCGCGGCCACGGCCCGCGGCGAGCTGCCGGCCTCCGCGGTGTCGGCGAAGCGGGTCGCGCCCGTGGGCGGCCGCGTGGGCAGCCGCATGGGCGGCCGGGTGCCGGCGGAGCGCCCCCGGATCGTGCCGCGCTCGCGCTGGCTCGCGGGAGCCGAGGCGTACCACCGTGACCCGGTCCGCTACGGCGACCGCGTCAAGGCCGTCTTCCTGCACCACACCGACTCGCCGAACGACTACGACTGCGCGGACTCGCCGCGCATCATCCGCTACCTGTACGCGGGCCAGGCGGGCAGCGGCGCCTCGGGCGGCAAGGAGTGGGACGACATCGGCTACAACTTCCTCGTCGACCGCTGCGGCACCGTCTACGAGGGGCGCGCGGGCGGCACAGGACGGCCCGTCGTCGGCGCCCACACGCAGGGCTTCAACCGGGACACGGCGGGGATCGCCGCGATCGGCACGTTCACCGAGGGCACCCCGGTGCCGAAGGCGATGACCGACGCGATCGCCGCCGTCTCCGCCTGGAAGCTGGGCCTCTCCGGGATCGACCCGCGCTCGCACGTGCGCCTGGTGTCCAGCAACGACCTGGCCCGCTTCAGGACGGGCACGGCCCACAACTTCTTCGCGGTCTCCGGGCACCGTGACGGCTACGAGACGTTCTGCCCCGGCCTCGCCCTGATGGGGAAGCTGCCCGAGATCAGGGAGCGGGCCGCGGCGCTGCAAAAACGGCGCTAG
- a CDS encoding MarP family serine protease gives MDLHILDVLLLVVALAYAVSGYRRGLLAGCVSLAGFVGGAAVGVWLLPFLMETVTPGTTSATIVAVLTVLVPAVAGHGLAGLLAARVRGGMSHAPGPLRVADGVGGGAATAVAVLVVAWVAGSVLVASSSTVLNQAIRNSSVLGAVQHSMPSTTPSWFSQATGALTSAGFPQVFDPFASEPPAKVAKPSGDNVTAKATGAAQRSSVKVQGASGTQGREGSGFVYSSEHVMTNAHVVAGIDDPTVRVGGTGHAYEAKVVLFDPDKDVAVLYVPGLDAPSLRFDDSAGRGDAAVVAGYPQDGGLDLQAATVDDTIKAAGQDIYGSGNVTRDIYSIRSTVLPGNSGGPLLDTDGEVYGVVFARSTTDDGTGYVLTADEVSSDAQRAASATTAVDTGALVSS, from the coding sequence ATGGACCTCCACATACTCGACGTGCTGCTGCTCGTGGTGGCCCTCGCCTACGCCGTGTCCGGCTACCGGCGCGGACTGCTCGCGGGCTGCGTCTCACTGGCCGGGTTCGTGGGCGGTGCGGCCGTCGGCGTCTGGCTGCTGCCGTTCCTGATGGAGACGGTCACGCCGGGCACCACTTCGGCCACGATCGTCGCCGTCCTCACGGTGCTCGTGCCGGCGGTCGCCGGGCACGGGCTCGCCGGGCTGCTCGCGGCGCGGGTGCGCGGCGGGATGTCGCACGCGCCGGGCCCGCTGCGCGTGGCCGACGGGGTGGGCGGTGGCGCGGCGACCGCGGTGGCCGTCCTGGTGGTGGCGTGGGTGGCGGGCAGCGTCCTCGTCGCCTCGTCCTCCACGGTCCTCAACCAGGCGATCCGGAACTCCTCGGTGCTCGGCGCGGTGCAGCACTCCATGCCGTCGACGACCCCGTCCTGGTTCTCGCAGGCCACAGGGGCGCTCACCTCGGCGGGCTTCCCGCAGGTCTTCGACCCGTTCGCGAGCGAGCCACCCGCCAAGGTGGCCAAGCCGTCCGGGGACAACGTGACGGCGAAGGCGACCGGCGCGGCCCAGCGCAGCAGCGTCAAGGTGCAGGGCGCGTCCGGCACCCAGGGCCGCGAGGGCAGCGGTTTCGTGTACAGCTCCGAGCACGTCATGACCAACGCGCATGTGGTCGCGGGCATCGACGACCCGACGGTGCGGGTGGGCGGCACGGGCCACGCGTACGAGGCGAAGGTCGTCCTCTTCGACCCGGACAAGGACGTGGCGGTCCTCTACGTCCCCGGGCTCGACGCCCCGTCCCTCCGCTTCGACGACTCGGCCGGGCGCGGCGACGCCGCCGTGGTCGCGGGCTACCCGCAGGACGGCGGCCTCGACCTCCAGGCCGCCACCGTCGACGACACGATCAAGGCGGCGGGCCAGGACATCTACGGCTCCGGCAACGTCACGCGCGACATCTACTCGATCCGCTCCACGGTCCTGCCCGGCAACTCCGGCGGCCCGCTCCTCGACACGGACGGCGAGGTGTACGGAGTGGTGTTCGCCCGGTCCACGACGGACGACGGGACGGGCTACGTGCTGACGGCGGACGAGGTGTCGTCCGACGCGCAGCGGGCGGCGTCGGCGACGACGGCGGTGGACACGGGGGCGCTGGTCTCTTCCTAG
- a CDS encoding cysteine hydrolase family protein, whose translation MPTTTLRTLNGLDETPASLADATLILVDYQNTYTRGVMELEGWRTALDNAAELLARARAAGSTIVHVQHDGGEGSAYDIRAEIGEIHPDVAPAEGEAVVVKPAPDSFVGTDLGERVDAAGHKDVIVIGFMSHMCVQFTAQGAFLRGNRPTVVADACATRPLTSVGGVEVPAEQLHLGAMATITDLYGVVVPTGKSLS comes from the coding sequence ATGCCAACAACGACTCTGCGCACCCTCAACGGCCTCGACGAGACGCCCGCCTCGCTCGCCGACGCGACGCTGATCCTGGTCGACTACCAGAACACCTACACCCGCGGCGTGATGGAGCTGGAGGGCTGGCGGACCGCCCTCGACAACGCCGCCGAACTCCTCGCCCGGGCCCGCGCGGCGGGCTCGACGATCGTCCACGTCCAGCACGACGGCGGCGAGGGCTCCGCGTACGACATCCGCGCCGAGATCGGGGAGATCCACCCGGACGTGGCGCCCGCCGAGGGCGAGGCCGTCGTGGTCAAGCCGGCCCCGGACTCCTTCGTCGGCACCGACCTGGGCGAGCGCGTCGACGCCGCGGGCCACAAGGACGTCATCGTGATCGGGTTCATGTCGCACATGTGCGTGCAGTTCACCGCGCAGGGCGCGTTCCTGCGCGGCAACCGGCCCACCGTGGTCGCCGACGCCTGCGCCACGCGCCCCCTGACCTCCGTCGGCGGCGTCGAGGTGCCCGCCGAGCAGCTGCACCTCGGGGCGATGGCGACGATCACCGACCTGTACGGAGTCGTCGTCCCGACCGGGAAGTCCCTGAGCTGA
- a CDS encoding GlxA family transcriptional regulator produces MSGGSTTERLVVIVLFEGVDTLDVTGPPEVFALVRREGDATYRVLLAAETLDPVTTSAGVRVLPDVTFDDAARLSIDTLLVPGSVEADPERGVRALAEPAVVDRVRALAGRARRVASVCVGAHLLAAAGLLDGRRATTHWSTARQLADEHPEIDVDPDPIFIREGDIWTGAGISSCLDLSLALVADDLGEPTALRVARQLVMYLKRPSGQSQFSVPLAQASTTRRVEDLRQHITRHLGEPLTVADLAGHAHVSERQLTRIFKSELGTTPSAYVESARVERARQRLESSDDTLDRIASTCGFGTTDTLVRAFRRQLDTTPTAYRHRFRVSV; encoded by the coding sequence GTGAGCGGCGGGAGCACCACCGAACGACTCGTCGTCATCGTGCTCTTCGAAGGCGTCGACACGCTCGACGTCACGGGCCCGCCCGAGGTGTTCGCGCTGGTCAGGCGCGAGGGAGACGCCACCTACCGGGTCCTGCTCGCCGCCGAGACCCTGGACCCGGTCACCACCTCCGCGGGCGTACGCGTCCTGCCCGACGTCACCTTCGACGACGCGGCCCGCCTGAGCATCGACACCCTCCTCGTGCCGGGCTCGGTCGAGGCCGACCCCGAGCGCGGGGTACGCGCCCTTGCGGAGCCCGCGGTGGTCGACCGGGTGCGGGCGCTCGCGGGGCGGGCCCGCCGGGTCGCGTCCGTCTGCGTCGGGGCGCATCTGCTCGCGGCGGCCGGGCTGCTCGACGGCAGGCGCGCCACCACCCACTGGTCGACCGCGCGCCAACTCGCCGATGAGCACCCGGAGATCGACGTCGACCCCGACCCGATCTTCATCCGCGAGGGGGACATCTGGACCGGGGCCGGCATCAGCTCCTGCCTCGACCTGTCCCTCGCCCTGGTCGCCGACGACCTCGGCGAGCCGACGGCGCTGCGGGTGGCGCGGCAGCTGGTGATGTACCTGAAGCGGCCGAGCGGCCAGAGCCAGTTCAGCGTGCCGCTGGCACAGGCCTCCACGACGCGGCGCGTGGAGGACCTGCGTCAGCACATCACCCGGCATCTCGGAGAGCCGCTCACCGTCGCGGACCTGGCCGGGCACGCCCACGTCAGCGAGCGTCAGCTCACCCGGATCTTCAAGTCCGAACTGGGCACGACACCGAGCGCGTACGTCGAGTCGGCGCGCGTCGAGCGGGCCCGCCAGCGACTCGAATCGTCCGACGACACGCTCGACCGCATCGCCTCCACCTGCGGTTTCGGCACGACGGACACGCTGGTGCGGGCGTTCCGCCGACAGCTCGACACGACACCGACGGCGTACCGGCACCGCTTCCGCGTCTCCGTATAG
- a CDS encoding SDR family NAD(P)-dependent oxidoreductase has product MNRPNRPNNLKHLTRYEGRRALVTGGGSGIGQATVLRMLAEGGRVVAADVSEAGLEDTVTKAGADAEHLTTVVVNIADEASVRDAVAGAVRALGGLDVLVNAAGILRSSHTEKTTLAEFNQVLAVNLTGTFLMIREAIPALLRGEGPAVVNFSSTSAMFAHPYMAAYAASKGGIQSMTHALAAEYSKQGIRFTAVQPGSIASGMTDGSGESRQSQGPGLPEDTDWSLFAKLSPSLGAGFAGPESVAGVVAMLASEDGKFITGTEIRIDGGTHY; this is encoded by the coding sequence ATGAACCGCCCCAACCGCCCCAACAACCTGAAGCACCTGACTCGTTACGAAGGGCGTCGTGCGCTGGTCACCGGTGGCGGATCCGGCATCGGTCAGGCCACCGTGCTGCGCATGCTGGCGGAGGGTGGCCGGGTCGTCGCGGCCGATGTCAGCGAGGCCGGTCTCGAGGACACCGTCACCAAGGCCGGCGCCGACGCCGAGCACCTCACCACCGTCGTCGTGAACATCGCCGACGAGGCGTCCGTGCGCGACGCCGTGGCCGGGGCCGTGCGGGCGCTGGGCGGCCTCGATGTACTCGTCAACGCCGCCGGCATCCTGCGCTCCTCGCACACCGAGAAGACCACGCTCGCCGAGTTCAACCAGGTGCTCGCGGTCAACCTCACCGGCACCTTCCTCATGATCCGCGAGGCGATACCGGCGCTGCTCCGGGGCGAGGGCCCCGCCGTCGTCAACTTCAGCTCCACGTCCGCGATGTTCGCCCACCCGTACATGGCGGCGTACGCGGCGAGCAAGGGCGGCATCCAGTCCATGACGCACGCGCTGGCCGCCGAGTACAGCAAGCAGGGCATCCGGTTCACCGCCGTGCAGCCCGGCTCCATCGCGTCCGGCATGACCGACGGTTCCGGCGAGAGCAGGCAGAGCCAGGGCCCCGGCCTGCCCGAGGACACCGACTGGAGCCTGTTCGCGAAGCTGTCGCCCTCACTGGGTGCGGGCTTCGCCGGGCCCGAGTCCGTGGCCGGCGTCGTCGCGATGCTCGCCTCCGAGGACGGGAAGTTCATCACCGGTACGGAGATCCGTATCGACGGCGGCACCCACTACTGA
- a CDS encoding TetR/AcrR family transcriptional regulator — protein MNEPRTPSPSPAQPSLTERRKAATQLDIARAAMELFTEKGPDGTTAEEIARGAGVALRTFYRYFRNKQDAVGPLLASGGDRWRELLAATEPGTPLPQALESAAAATLSPPDEAAEEALQGTRTLLRAAQDDPALRAVWYRVNQESEEKLLPVVTHLAGPDADPLETRLTAAAATDAIRVALELWSTTNAPTSGPNSPASLAIRGLRRLAAGD, from the coding sequence GTGAACGAGCCCAGAACGCCCTCTCCGTCGCCTGCGCAGCCCTCACTGACCGAACGCCGCAAAGCGGCGACCCAGCTCGACATCGCCCGCGCGGCGATGGAGCTGTTCACCGAGAAGGGCCCCGACGGCACCACGGCCGAGGAGATCGCGCGCGGCGCCGGAGTCGCGCTGCGCACCTTCTACCGCTACTTCCGCAACAAGCAGGACGCGGTGGGCCCGCTGCTCGCGTCCGGCGGCGACCGCTGGCGCGAGCTGCTGGCCGCGACGGAGCCGGGCACGCCGCTGCCGCAGGCCCTCGAATCGGCCGCGGCGGCGACGCTTTCACCTCCGGACGAGGCGGCGGAGGAGGCGCTTCAGGGCACCCGGACGCTGCTGCGCGCGGCGCAGGACGACCCGGCACTGCGTGCCGTCTGGTACCGGGTCAACCAGGAGTCGGAGGAGAAGCTCCTCCCGGTGGTGACCCACCTCGCGGGCCCCGATGCGGACCCCCTGGAAACCCGCCTGACCGCAGCCGCGGCGACCGACGCGATCCGAGTGGCCCTGGAACTCTGGTCCACGACAAACGCCCCCACCTCCGGCCCGAACTCCCCGGCATCTTTGGCGATCCGCGGGTTGCGGCGTTTGGCGGCGGGTGACTGA
- a CDS encoding FAD-dependent oxidoreductase — translation MLDPADESSGAIVVVGAGVAGLAAARHLARAGLRPLVLEAATGIGGRMSTEKVDGFRLDRTGRPLCTSYPELRRNPALAPLALRRFSPGALVHSGGLRHRAGEPTGPRRTRGALNTARALASAPRSPRGTRPTIGSPLDHARLGASLSRLAATEPSRLLARPELPTAQALLTRGLPPPTLHGFVRPLLSALLCDPDLRTSSRCADLALHAYAAGRLAVPEGGADALPELLAAGLPPGTVHTGVRATAVATTSVTTTELGQLPCRAVVLATSAHDAAELLPGLRVPAFHEVTVVHHAVPEPPLAEPALLLDADRLGPVAHTSVISQVDPTRAPAGRALVSSTVLGPPPTDRELRTQLGALYGTSTADWETLAVHHDPHAVPAMPPPHDPRRPVRLLDGLYVCGDHRDAGTVQGALHSARRATHALLTDLGIPAPNAPPIPNAA, via the coding sequence GTGCTCGATCCTGCAGACGAAAGTTCGGGAGCCATCGTCGTCGTGGGCGCCGGGGTCGCGGGGCTCGCGGCGGCACGGCACCTGGCCAGGGCGGGCCTGCGCCCGCTGGTCCTGGAGGCCGCCACGGGCATCGGCGGCCGCATGTCCACCGAGAAGGTCGACGGGTTCCGCCTCGACCGGACCGGCCGGCCGCTGTGCACCTCGTACCCCGAACTGCGCCGCAACCCCGCCCTCGCTCCCCTCGCCCTGCGCCGCTTCTCCCCCGGCGCGCTCGTACACAGCGGCGGGCTGCGCCACCGGGCGGGCGAACCCACCGGCCCCCGGCGCACAAGGGGCGCACTCAACACGGCACGCGCCTTGGCGAGCGCCCCCCGGAGTCCGCGCGGCACGCGCCCCACCATCGGCAGCCCGCTCGACCACGCGCGCCTGGGCGCATCCCTGTCCCGGCTCGCGGCGACCGAGCCGTCCCGCCTCCTCGCCCGCCCCGAACTCCCCACCGCCCAAGCCCTCTTGACCCGAGGCCTGCCACCCCCGACCCTCCACGGTTTCGTACGCCCCCTGCTCTCGGCCCTGCTCTGCGACCCGGACCTCCGCACCTCCAGCCGGTGCGCCGACCTCGCCCTGCACGCGTACGCGGCGGGTCGGCTCGCCGTGCCGGAGGGCGGCGCCGACGCGCTGCCGGAGCTGCTCGCGGCGGGCCTGCCGCCCGGCACGGTGCACACCGGCGTACGGGCCACGGCGGTCGCCACGACCTCGGTCACGACGACCGAACTCGGCCAACTCCCTTGCCGCGCCGTGGTGTTGGCAACCAGCGCGCACGACGCCGCCGAACTCCTCCCCGGCCTGCGCGTCCCCGCCTTCCACGAGGTCACGGTCGTGCACCACGCCGTGCCCGAGCCGCCACTCGCCGAACCCGCGCTGCTGCTCGACGCGGACCGGCTCGGCCCGGTCGCGCATACGTCGGTGATCAGCCAGGTGGACCCCACGAGAGCCCCGGCGGGCCGCGCCCTCGTCTCCTCGACGGTCCTCGGCCCACCTCCCACGGACCGCGAACTCCGCACCCAACTCGGCGCCCTCTACGGCACGTCGACCGCCGACTGGGAAACCCTGGCCGTGCACCACGACCCCCACGCCGTACCGGCGATGCCGCCCCCGCACGACCCGCGCCGCCCGGTCCGCCTCCTCGACGGCCTGTACGTGTGCGGGGACCACCGGGACGCCGGCACGGTGCAGGGCGCCCTCCACTCGGCCCGCCGAGCGACCCACGCGCTCCTGACGGACCTGGGCATCCCCGCCCCCAACGCACCCCCGATCCCCAACGCCGCCTAA
- a CDS encoding regulator, producing the protein MTERPPQRTPNRQLAALIAEAGFSNAGLARRVDQLGLEHGLDLRYDKTSVTRWLRGQQPRGTTPALIAEVFTRRLGRRLSAQDLGLDACAPVYAGLEFAASPEEAVDIVSGLWRKDSGSHAELRKIAFTPAGLVVPSRDWLIGRADDRVAHGEQLQRVPVQGRPGVALEAVGVAVPRQRGQTDRGPGHRVTSGDIAALRSVGELFRALDHAYGGGHARQALVRYLEHEAEPMLRGAYGEQHGRRLFCAVADLTRLAGWTSYDIAAHGLAQRYFVQALRLSQAAGDRMYGSYVLVTMSRQAVYLGHGREAVQLARVAQQGVGASAPPAVQALLHAVEARGHGVLGEVRACTASLVRAERALGAVRPGDEVPPWARFFDEAQLADEFGHCHRDLQQYRAAAQHAERSLQLRAPGFARSRLFCRVVLASARLGLGELDSACALGAEAASAAADMRSVRAHEYVREFERRLEPYRDAGPVRGYRERVAALG; encoded by the coding sequence ATGACGGAACGACCTCCGCAGCGCACCCCGAACCGCCAGCTCGCCGCGCTCATCGCGGAGGCCGGTTTCTCCAACGCGGGCCTCGCGCGCCGCGTGGACCAGCTAGGGCTCGAACACGGGCTTGACCTGCGCTACGACAAGACATCCGTGACCCGGTGGCTGCGCGGACAGCAGCCCAGAGGGACGACACCCGCGCTCATCGCCGAGGTGTTCACACGCCGCCTCGGCCGCCGCCTCTCCGCGCAGGACCTCGGGCTCGACGCGTGTGCGCCCGTGTACGCGGGTCTGGAGTTCGCGGCATCGCCGGAGGAGGCCGTCGACATCGTCAGCGGTCTGTGGCGCAAGGACTCCGGCAGCCATGCCGAACTCCGCAAGATCGCGTTCACCCCGGCGGGGCTCGTCGTGCCCAGCCGCGACTGGCTGATCGGTCGCGCCGACGACCGGGTGGCCCACGGTGAGCAGTTGCAGCGGGTGCCGGTGCAGGGGCGGCCCGGCGTGGCGCTGGAGGCGGTGGGCGTCGCCGTGCCGCGGCAGCGGGGGCAGACCGATCGCGGGCCCGGGCACCGGGTGACGAGCGGGGACATCGCGGCGCTGCGCTCCGTGGGCGAGCTGTTCCGCGCGCTCGACCACGCGTACGGGGGCGGGCACGCGCGGCAGGCCCTCGTGCGGTACCTGGAGCACGAGGCCGAGCCGATGCTGCGCGGGGCGTACGGGGAGCAGCACGGGCGGCGGCTGTTCTGCGCCGTCGCCGATCTGACCCGGCTCGCGGGCTGGACCTCGTACGACATCGCGGCGCACGGTCTTGCCCAGCGGTACTTCGTACAGGCGCTGCGGCTGTCGCAGGCGGCGGGGGACCGGATGTACGGGTCGTACGTGCTGGTCACCATGAGCCGGCAGGCCGTCTATCTCGGGCACGGGCGGGAGGCGGTGCAGCTCGCGCGGGTGGCGCAGCAGGGCGTGGGGGCTTCGGCGCCGCCCGCGGTGCAGGCGCTGCTGCACGCCGTGGAGGCGCGTGGGCACGGGGTGCTCGGCGAGGTGCGGGCGTGCACGGCGTCGCTGGTGCGGGCCGAGCGGGCGCTCGGGGCGGTGCGGCCGGGGGACGAGGTGCCGCCGTGGGCGCGGTTCTTCGACGAGGCGCAGTTGGCGGACGAGTTCGGGCACTGTCACAGGGACCTGCAGCAGTACCGGGCCGCGGCGCAGCATGCGGAGCGGTCGCTGCAGTTGCGGGCGCCGGGGTTCGCGCGCAGCCGGCTCTTCTGCCGGGTGGTGCTGGCGTCGGCGCGGCTGGGTCTCGGCGAGCTGGACTCGGCGTGCGCGCTCGGGGCGGAGGCGGCGTCGGCCGCGGCGGACATGCGGTCGGTGCGGGCGCATGAGTATGTGCGGGAGTTCGAGAGGCGGTTGGAGCCGTATCGCGATGCGGGGCCCGTCCGGGGGTATCGGGAGAGGGTTGCGGCGTTGGGGTGA
- the lipB gene encoding lipoyl(octanoyl) transferase LipB, with translation MSEFRFVRMGFGADMVDYQVAWDEQRRVHAARFADEVPDTCLLLEHPPVYTAGRRTAPEERPLDGTPVIDVDRGGKITWHGPGQLVGYPIQKLPRPVDVVAHLRRLEDAMIAVCAEFGIEAARVEGRAGVWVLGGPIEERTTLSEHGGLSLDFNPRLSSEDEEFDHRLVGPEYAPSNAGQRHEDRKICAMGIRVAKGVTMHGFALNVNPDTSNFDKIIPCGIRDAGVTSLSYELGREVTMDEVLPIAERHLQDVLGNAHLEPRAVEKASV, from the coding sequence GTGAGTGAGTTCCGGTTCGTCCGCATGGGATTCGGTGCGGACATGGTCGATTACCAGGTCGCCTGGGACGAGCAGCGCCGTGTGCACGCCGCTCGCTTCGCCGACGAGGTGCCCGACACCTGCCTGCTCCTTGAGCACCCGCCCGTCTACACGGCCGGCCGTCGCACCGCCCCCGAGGAGCGCCCGCTCGACGGCACTCCGGTCATCGACGTGGACCGCGGCGGCAAGATCACCTGGCACGGCCCGGGTCAGCTCGTCGGCTACCCGATCCAGAAACTTCCGCGCCCCGTGGACGTCGTCGCGCATCTGCGCCGCCTGGAGGACGCGATGATCGCGGTCTGCGCCGAGTTCGGCATCGAGGCCGCGCGCGTGGAGGGCCGGGCGGGCGTCTGGGTCCTCGGCGGCCCGATCGAGGAGCGCACGACCCTCAGCGAGCACGGAGGCCTGTCCCTGGACTTCAATCCGCGGCTCAGCAGCGAGGACGAGGAGTTCGACCACCGCCTCGTCGGCCCCGAGTACGCGCCCTCGAACGCGGGCCAGCGGCACGAGGACCGCAAGATCTGCGCCATGGGCATCCGCGTCGCCAAGGGCGTCACGATGCACGGCTTCGCGCTGAACGTGAATCCGGACACGTCGAACTTCGACAAGATCATCCCCTGCGGCATCCGCGACGCGGGCGTCACCTCCCTCTCGTACGAGCTCGGGCGCGAGGTCACGATGGACGAGGTGCTGCCGATCGCCGAGAGGCATCTGCAGGACGTCCTGGGGAACGCGCACCTCGAGCCGCGCGCCGTCGAGAAGGCCTCGGTCTAG
- the lipA gene encoding lipoyl synthase — protein sequence MSAVAPDGRKMLRLEVRNAQTPIERKPEWIKTRAKMGPEYTKMQNLVKSEGLHTVCQEAGCPNIYECWEDREATFLIGGDQCTRRCDFCQIDTGKPEPLDRDEPRRVGESVVTMDLNYATITGVARDDLEDGGAWLYAETVRQIHRQTTNRADGRTKVELLAPDFNANPEQLAEVFSSRPEVFAHNVETVPRIFKRIRPGFRYDRSLKVITEARDFGLVTKSNLILGMGETREEISEALRQLHDAGCELVTITQYLRPSVRHHPVERWVKPQEFVELKDEAEQIGFSGVMSGPLVRSSYRAGRLFQMAKEQRQSAAPQRGGSYTASQAV from the coding sequence GTGTCCGCAGTCGCACCCGACGGACGCAAGATGCTGCGCCTGGAGGTCCGTAACGCTCAGACCCCCATCGAGCGCAAGCCCGAGTGGATCAAGACCCGGGCGAAAATGGGTCCCGAATACACGAAGATGCAGAACCTCGTGAAGTCCGAGGGCCTGCACACGGTCTGCCAGGAGGCGGGCTGCCCCAACATCTACGAGTGCTGGGAGGACCGCGAGGCCACCTTCCTCATCGGCGGTGACCAGTGCACCCGGCGCTGCGACTTCTGTCAGATCGACACCGGCAAGCCCGAGCCGCTCGACCGTGACGAGCCGCGCCGCGTCGGCGAGTCCGTCGTCACGATGGACCTGAACTACGCCACGATCACCGGCGTCGCCCGCGACGACCTGGAGGACGGCGGCGCCTGGCTGTACGCGGAAACGGTCCGGCAGATCCACCGCCAGACCACCAACCGCGCCGACGGCCGCACCAAGGTCGAGCTCCTCGCCCCCGACTTCAACGCGAACCCGGAGCAGCTGGCCGAGGTCTTCTCCTCCCGCCCCGAGGTCTTCGCGCACAACGTCGAGACGGTCCCGCGGATCTTCAAGCGGATCCGTCCGGGCTTCCGCTACGACCGTTCGCTGAAGGTCATCACCGAGGCCCGCGACTTCGGCCTGGTCACCAAGTCGAACCTGATCCTCGGCATGGGCGAGACCCGCGAGGAGATCAGCGAGGCGCTGCGCCAGCTGCACGACGCCGGCTGCGAGCTGGTCACCATCACGCAGTACCTGCGCCCCTCCGTGCGGCACCACCCCGTGGAGCGCTGGGTCAAGCCGCAGGAGTTCGTGGAGCTGAAGGACGAGGCCGAGCAGATCGGTTTCTCCGGCGTCATGTCGGGCCCGCTGGTCCGTTCCTCGTACCGCGCGGGCCGGCTGTTCCAGATGGCCAAGGAGCAGCGTCAATCAGCTGCTCCGCAGCGGGGAGGCTCGTACACGGCCTCGCAAGCCGTGTGA
- a CDS encoding SCO2195 family GlnR-regulated protein: MQAAPVRATAIPTVTDALRAVESLLMSSGQRTARRNAWTSVLEDRRRAKDRVEAQRVLEAVAARG, translated from the coding sequence ATGCAGGCCGCGCCCGTCCGCGCCACCGCCATCCCGACCGTCACCGACGCACTGCGCGCCGTCGAGTCGCTGCTCATGAGCAGCGGCCAGCGCACCGCTCGCCGCAATGCCTGGACCTCGGTCCTGGAGGACCGCCGCCGCGCCAAGGACCGTGTCGAGGCGCAGCGCGTCCTGGAGGCCGTCGCGGCCCGGGGCTGA
- a CDS encoding DUF4191 domain-containing protein codes for MARKETAADAANTGRLKQIAQTYKMTRRVDTKIGLILAGVGIVTFGVLLAIGFLIGHPIYLGILGLLLAFLAMAIIFGRRAEKAAFGQMEGQPGAAAAVLDNIGRGWTTTPAVAMNRSQDVVHRAVGKAGIVLVAEGNPNRVKSLLAAEKKKMARIVSDVPVHDFVVGTSQGPEGTVPLKKLRTTMLKLPRVLTGPQVTATNDRLKAMGDLMSNMPLPKGPMPKGMKMPKGGGGRAR; via the coding sequence ATGGCGAGGAAGGAAACTGCAGCGGACGCTGCTAACACCGGGCGGCTCAAGCAGATCGCTCAGACCTACAAGATGACCCGCAGGGTCGACACCAAGATCGGTCTCATTCTCGCGGGTGTGGGAATCGTCACCTTCGGTGTCCTCCTCGCGATCGGCTTCTTGATCGGTCACCCCATCTACCTCGGAATTCTCGGCCTCCTGCTCGCTTTCCTCGCGATGGCGATCATCTTCGGGCGCCGAGCCGAGAAGGCCGCCTTCGGGCAGATGGAGGGACAGCCCGGCGCGGCCGCGGCCGTGCTCGACAACATCGGACGTGGTTGGACGACGACCCCCGCGGTCGCCATGAACCGCAGCCAGGACGTGGTGCACCGCGCGGTCGGCAAGGCCGGCATCGTGCTCGTCGCGGAGGGCAACCCGAACCGGGTGAAGTCGCTCCTCGCGGCCGAGAAGAAGAAGATGGCCCGCATCGTCTCCGACGTCCCGGTCCACGACTTCGTGGTGGGCACGAGCCAGGGACCCGAGGGAACGGTTCCGCTGAAGAAGCTCCGTACGACGATGCTCAAGCTGCCGCGCGTGCTGACCGGACCCCAGGTGACCGCGACCAACGACCGGCTGAAGGCGATGGGCGACCTCATGTCGAACATGCCGCTGCCGAAGGGTCCGATGCCCAAGGGGATGAAGATGCCCAAGGGCGGCGGCGGCCGGGCCCGCTGA